The stretch of DNA GCTTACCGTGAGGTAGGCCTTTTTTGTGGCTAACAGATTGTGTTCACTCGCATCCCGTCGCCTTTTCCTACACCGAAAATTTGCTGCCACGGATAGAGTAAGTGGCCGTTCAGCAAACAACACTTTCGGGATCTGCTGGCATTTATGAACACGCAAATATTAGAACCGTACGTCCACCGACAGCCAACAGCCTTGCATCAGTCCCATAGCGGGACTAGGATCGCGTCATGAGAATTATCGCTGTCAGTCAGCTCAAAAATTTTTGGGAACGGTATCCGGACTCAGAGCAACCACTGTTGGCGTGGATAGATGAAGCGAGGAAAGCAAGCTGGTCAACGCCCTCGGACATCAAGGCACATTTTGCTTCTGCGAGCATTCTGAAAAGCCGCAGAGTGGTGTTCAACATCAAGGGCAATGACTTTCGCCTGATCGTAGCCGTGGCCTACCGCTTCGGCGCCATATACATAAAATTCGTCGGCACCCACAAGCAGTACGATGCAATCGACGCTGATACCGTCGAAATGGAGTAACCCATGAACATACGTCCGATTCATAACGAAGAAGACTACCGTGCGGCGCTCAAAAACGTGTCTGCACTTTTCGACAACGAGCCAGAACCGGGTACCCCTGAAGGTGATTACTTCGACATCATGATCACTCTCATTGAGGCCTATGAAGCCAAACAGTTTCCACTGGATTTGCCCAATCCAATCGATGCCATCAAATTCCGAATGGAACAGTCAGGCCTGTCAGCCGCGGATCTCGCTCCGGCTATCGGTCGAACAAACAGGGTCTATGAAGTGTTGAATGGCAAGCGGGCACTCACTTTGCCAATGATATGGAAACTTCATGAGCTGTTTGGAATTCCTGCCGAAAGCCTGATCAAACCAATGAAGCAAATCTGATACAAATTGCAGCAACCCAGCCTTTGACTGCAGCTTAGCGATTAGCCACCAGATGCACCCCAAACAACAGATAGCAACCGCCCGCGAAGCGATCCAGCCATTGTCGCGAACGCTCATACACACCGGCAATCCGGCGACTGGCGAAGAACAGCGCCACGCAGCAATACCAACTGAACGACAACGTCGCCATGGTCAGCACCGCCAGCGCCAGTAACAGTGGCGGGATGTGGGCCGGCATGGCGGTGGCAAAGATGGTGGCGACGAACAATGCCGACTTGGGATTAGTCATGTTGCCAAGAAAGCCGCGGCCATAAGCTCCGAGCAACGTCTGCTCCGAAGTATCGAGCGTGCCCGGGACGATCGGTGCCTTGCGCTTGAACTGCTTGAGTCCGAGGTAGATCAGGTAGCAGCCACCGGCAATCTTGAAGCTCAGGTACAGCGTCGGCGCAGCACTGAACAGTGACTGAATGCCCAAGCCACCCGCCAGCCCCCACAACACGGTCCCGCTGGCGACGCCGAGCGCCGCGACGACACCGTGGCGGCGGGAACGGCTGACCGCCAGTTGCGCGATATTGAAGAAGTTCGGGCCGGGCGTGACCACGGCAACGGTCCACAACACGGCCAGCGACAGCAAGGGCGCCAGATAACTCAAGGGGGAAAGATCCATGGGGCATGCGCCTGATCGGTTCGACGATGCCCTCTACCTTGCAACATCCGGCAATGTTTTGCCATCAGCAGACATTCAGACCGCTAGCGTCTTGCCATCCACCGCATCACCAATCTTCAGGAAATGCCCACCCGCTACGTGGTGCAAGGTGCGCAAACCGTCATGCCCTTCGAAATGCCAGCGTCCGTCGCTGAACACGCGCTCATCGGCGTGGGCGGCGATGACTTCGGCGAGGAACAGGTCGTATTGCTCGTGATTGCGCGGCTCCGGCAGCAAACGGCATTCGAGCCAGGCGACGCAGTCTTCGAGCAGCGGCGCTTCGACTTGTTCGCCAGAAAACGTCTGCAAGCCGTAAGCCTGAAATTTGTCTTGCCCTTGGGTTTGGGTGATGTCCAGACCCGACGTATTGCCGACGGTTTGCACGATGTCGGCCTGATCGACGCAGGGGACGTTGAGCACGAAGGTGCCGGACGCTTCGAGCAACTGGCGGGTCCAGGTGGACTTGTCGAGGACCACCGCGACTTTCGGCGGTTCGAAATCCAGCGGCATCGCCCAGGCGGCGGCCATGATGTTGCGCTGACCGTCATGGGCGGCGCTGACCAGCACGGTCGGCCCGTGATTGAGCAGACGGTAGGCTTTGTTCAGGGGCACCGGGCGGCGGTGGGAAGCGCTCATGGGGATCTGCTCCGGGGAAAAAGGAGCTGATTGTAGCGCCACCTGTGACCTATAGGAGTGAGCCTGCTCGCGATAGCGGTGAATCAGTCAGCACCATTGTTGAATGTCAGACCGTCATCGCGAGCAGGCTCGCTCCCACAATGGATCAGTGGAGATTAGTGGGAGAGTTGATTGGCGAACTGACCGACCGCATCCACCACCTTCTGCGCGCCGTCCTGAATCTCGACGATCACCGTGCCTGCTTCCGCCGCCAGCGCCAGGCCTTGTTCGGCCTGAAGCTTGCCGTCGGTCATCAGCGCCACGGCGTTGCGCGCCATCTCCTGGTTCTGCCGCACCACAGTGACGATCTCTTCGGTCGCCTGACTGGTGCGCGAGGCCAGTTGTCGCACTTCGTCGGCCACCACCGCAAAGCCCCGACCCTGTTCGCCAGCACGGGCCGCCTCAATGGCAGCGTTGAGCGCCAGCAGGTTGGTTTGCTCGGCAATGCCGCTGATGGTTTTGACGATGGTGCCGATCACCTGCGACTGCTCGTTCAGTGCCTCGATGCCCTCGCCGGCAGACTGCATGTGTCGCGACAGATCACGCATCACATTCACCGCCTCGGTGACCACGGTAGTGCCACGTTGCGCGGTGCTGTCGGTTTGCTGCGAAGTGCTGTAGGCGATGCTGGCCGCGTCGGCAACCGCTTGCTCGCGATTGACCTGATCGGTGATCACCGTGGCGAACTTCACCACTTTGTACAGCTTGTTGTTGGCATCGACCACCGGGTTGTAGGACGCCTCCAGCCAGACCACGCGGCCGTGGCTGTCGATACGTTTGAAGCGCTCAGCCACAAATTCGCCATTGTTCAGGCGACGCCAGAAATTCTGGTACTCGGCGCTGTTGTACTCCTCCGGCGCGCAGAACATGCGGTGATGTTTGCCCTTGATCTGCGCCAGGCTGTAACCCATGCCGCTGAGGAAGCGCTCGTTGGCATTCAGCACGTTGCCGTTGAGGTCGAACTCGATCACTGCGGTGGAACGTACCAGCGCGCCGATCAGGTTTTCGTGCTCGCGGGAGGCTTCAATGGTGCGGGTCAGGTCACTGGAGAAAATCGAGAACTGCTTGATTCGGCCATCCGAAGAACGCACCGGCTGCACGATGGAGCGCAGCCACGCCTCTTCCCCATTACCGCGCAACAGACGCACGGCCCCGGCGAAGTGCTCGCCACGGGTCAGTGCGGACTTGAAACGATGGTGAAATTCATCGGCCTTCACATGCGCCGGAACGATGTCTTCAATGGCCCGCCCCACCAGATCCTGGCTCTTGTAGAGCATCTCGGCGAGAAAGTTCTGGTTGACCGACTGAATCCGTCCATCGGGCTCCAGGGTTAGCACCAACATCTCGCTTTCCAGGCTTTCCTTCACTTGTAGCAGGCTGGAAAGTTCTTCACGAAGAGTGGCCAGCTCTTGCTTGAGGCGTTTGTTGAACATGGGAAAGTACCGATAGGCAAGGTGGAAAGCGGGATGCAGCCTAACCATCGGCCTTGAAAATCTTTTCTGAAGAGCGATTGCGACCGGTCAGTCAAAAATAATCTCAATAGGCCATTGGTCTTATCTTTACGCCAACCGGCAGGATACAAAACCGGGCGCTTTGGCCCGGCCATATCAGGTATTCTCAGAGTAAATTGCAACAACATGTTGCAGCTATCCGCCCGATAAGGAGTGCCGTTTTGGATTTATCGACCGCTGCCTGGATGGTTCACGACACCCGCCTGATTCTCTGCTGCCTGCTGGCCATTGCCACAATTATTGTGCTGATCAGCGCCACCAAGCTTCCGCCCTTCCTGTCGATCCTGATCGGCACATTCATTGCCGGCGTCGGCGCGGGTTTACCGCCTGAGGACGTGGCCAAGGCGTTCAGCAAAGGCGCCGGGGCGATTCTCGGTGAAGCCGGGATCATCATTGCATTGGGTTCGATGCTCGGCGCGCTGATGGCCGAATCCGGCGCGGCCGACCGTATCGCTTCGACCTTGCTTGGACTGGGCAAAGGCAAGTCCCTGCCGTGGGTCATGGCGCTGGTGGCGATGGTGATTGGCTTGCCGCTGTTCTTTGAAGTCGGGCTGGTGATGATGGTGCCGATCATCTTCGTCATGGCCCGCCGTTCGGGGCTGCCACTGTTGAAAATCGCGATTCCGGCACTGGCCGGGATGACCACACTGCACGCACTGATGCCACCGCATCCCGGGCCGTTGATTGCCGTCAGTGCGTTGCATGCCGACCTTGGGCTGACCATGTTGCTGGGCTTCAGCATCGCCATCCCGGCGGTGATCCTGGCTGGACCGATCTACGGCAACTGGCTGTCGAAACGCATGCACGTCGATGAGCCGGCAGAACTCGGCGCACTGTTCAGCGCTCCGCCGAAAGCGCCGCGTCAGCCGAGTTTCGGCATGTCGCTGCTGATCATTCTGTTGCCGGTGCTGCTGATGCTCGGCAGCACTCTGGCGAAAGTCGCGATGAGCCCGGAAAGCAGCGTCGCCCTGACCCTGAAGTTCCTCGGCGAACCGTTGGTGGCGCTGGGCATTGCGGTGATGGCGGCGGTGATCTGCCTCGGCTGGGCCAACGGCATGCCGCGCGACCACGTCGGCGGCACCCTGCGCAAAAGCCTGGCGCCGATTGCCGTGCTGTTGCTGACCATCGGCGCCGGTGGCGGCCTGAAGCAGACCTTGCTGGATGCCGGCATCAGCCAGACCATCAGCAAGGTCGCCGAAGGCGCGCACATGCCGTACCTGTTGCTGGCCTGGCTGATCGCTGTGGCATTGCGTCAGGCTACAGGCTCGGCAACGGTGGCCACCACGACGACGGCGGGGATTCTGGCGCCGATGATGGCGGGCCTCGCCGCGACGCAAAGTTCGTTGGTGGCGCTGGCGATTGGCGCCGGCTCAGTGTTCTTCTGCCACGTCAACGACGCCGGCTTCTGGATGGTTCGCGAGTACTTTGGCTTGCAGCTGAAACAGACGATCTGGGTCTGGTCGGTCCTGCAAACCATCGTCTCGGTGGTAGGCCTGGTGGGGACCTTGCTGTGGTGGCACTGGTTGACGTAACGGCCTTCAGGAACAGGGCGCCACCGAACGGCGTCCGACCCCGGGCATGCGCACACCGAAATACGCCGCGCTACCGATGCCGACCGCGCCCATCACCGCGCAGAACATCACGCAGATCCACGGACTCCATGGCATCAGACCGATCAGCAACAGCGGTGTGATGCTTGCCCATGCGGCGTAGGCAATGTTGTAGGTGAAGGAAATGCCTGACACGCGAATGCGCGCGGGGAACAAGCCGACCATCACCGACGGCACCGCACCGACCACACCGCACGCTAGACCGGCCACGGCGTAAGCCAGGCCAACCCAATCGCCGCCCATGATCAAGCAGCCATACAGCACGCCGATACCCAGCGGCAGCAACAGGCTATACAGCATGACCGTGCGCCAGGCGCCGATACGGTCGACCAGCAGGCCGGCGATCACGCAGCCGATGTTGAGGAATACGATGCCCAATGCGCTGAGGGCGAAGGTGTGGCTGGCGCTCATGCCGAAGGTTTTCTGCATCATGGTCGGCGTAATGACGACGAACACCACCACTGCCGAAGTCAGCACGCAGGTCAGCAACATCGCCGGCAACATCGCCAGTCGATGCTCGCGCAGCACCGTGCGCAGCGGCAGTTCGACCCGCGCCTCGCGTTGCGCTTCCATCGCCATGAACACCGGGGTTTCGCTCAGCCAGCGGCGCAGATAAACGCCAATCACGCCGAACACGCCACCGAGCAGGAAGGGATAGCGCCAGGCGTAATCAAGAATTTCCGCCGGGGTGAACACTTGCGCGAGAAACGTCGCGGTCAACGCGCCGATCAGGTAACCGAAAGTCAGCCCGGCCTGCAAAAAGCCCAGGGCATAACCGCGATGCCCGGCGGGCGCGTGCTCGGCGACGAACACCCAGGCGCTCGGCACTTCACCACCGACCGCCGCGCCTTGCAGGATGCGCAGCGCCAGCAACAACAGCGGTGCGAAATAACCGATCTGGGCATACGTCGGCATGATCCCGATCAGCAGGCACGGCAGCGCCATCATCAGGATGCTCAGGCTGAAGACCTTTTTGCGGCCCAGGCGATCGGCGAAATGCGCCATCAGGATCCCGCCCAGAGGCCGCGCCAGGTAACCGGTGACGAAGATGCCAAAGCTTTGCAGAAGACGCAGCCACTCGGGCATTTCCGGCGGGAAGAACAACTGGCTGAGGGTCAGGGCAAAGAACACGAAAATGATGAAATCGTAGATTTCCAGCGCCCCGCCGAGGGCTGCAAGGCCGAGGGTCTTGTAGTCGGAACGGCTGAACGGCGCCGGTCGGGCTGTGGATTGGGCAGTCATGGCAAAGAACTCTGGCAGGCAAAAAACCAAGGCGCTCATGGTCTACGCAAATTCGCCTGGGGACAACCCGTTAGACCATAGTCCCGGTTTTGCAAAACCTGCTCACAAAAGCGCTTGGCTTGATTTACTGTTGAGGCCTGTCTGCAGCCACCGTCCAGTGAAAACCTGTGGGAGCGGGCTTGCTCGCGAATGCGGTGTGTCAGTCGACACTGATTGGTCTGACACACCGCATTCGCGAGCAAGCCCGTTCCCACCCAAAGCACTCAGCGATCTGCAGACCCAAAATAACCATAAAAATCCGAGGTACTTCCTGTGGCCGTTGAGATCGAAGATAGCCGCTCCGCGCGCTTTGCCCTGCGCTGTTCAAGCTTTGCCGAACGCTGGTTCCCCGACTCCTGGGTGTTCGCCGCGTTGGCGGTGATCATTGTCGCACTGGCCACTATGGCCATGGGCGCCAAACCCACCGATGCCGCGATGGCGTTCGGCGACGGGTTCTGGAGCCTGATCCCGTTCACCATGCAAATGGCCTTCGTGGTGATTGGCGGTTACGTGGTCGCCAGCTCGCCGCCGGCCGTCAAACTGATCGACAAACTGGCACGTATCCCGAAAAACGGCCGCTCCGCCGTGGCCTGGGTCGCGCTGATCTCGATGGTCGCCTCGCTGTTGAACTGGGGCCTGTCGCTGGTGTTCGGCGGTTTGCTGGTGCGCGCCCTCGCCCGCCGCACCGATCTGAAAATGGATTACCGCGCAGCCGGTGCGGCGGCGTACCTGGGCCTGGGCGCGGTCTGGGCGCTGGGGCTGTCGTCATCGGCGGCGCAGTTGCAGGCCAACCCGGCCAGCCTGCCACCGTCGATCCTGTCGATCACCGGGGTGATTCCGTTCACCCAGACCATCTTCCTCTGGCAGTCCGGCGCCATGCTGCTGGCATTGATCGTGATTTCGATCATCGTCGCCTACGCCACCGCGCCCGGCCCGAACTCTGCGCGCGACGCCAAGGATTGCGGCATCGACCCGGCATTCAATCTGCCGCCGCTACAACCGCGTACCCGGCCCGGTGAGTGGCTGGAGCACAGTCCGTTGCTGATCATTCTGCTGGTGTTGCTGGCGGCCGGCTGGCTGTTTCACGAGTTCTCGACCAAACCGGCGATCACTGCGATTTCCGGGCTCAACACCTATAACTTCCTGTTCATCATGCTCGGCGCCCTGCTGCACTGGCGCCCGCGCAGCTTCCTCGATGCGGTGGCCCGAGCGGTGCCGACCACCACCGGCGTGCTGATCCAGTTCCCGCTGTACGGCTCGATTGCCGCGCTGCTGACTACGGTCAAAGGCGCCGATGCGCAGACGCTGGCGCATCACATCTCGACCTTCTTCGTCAGCATTGCGTCCCACGACACCTATGCGCTGTTGATGGGCGTGTACTCGGCGATTCTCGGTTTCTTCATTCCGTCCGGCGGCGGCAAGTGGATCATCGAGGCGCCATACGTGATGCAAGTCGCCAACGATCTGCAATACCACCTCGGCTGGGCGGTGCAGATCTACAACGCCGCCGAAGCGCTGCCAAACCTGATCAACCCGTTCTACATGCTGCCGCTGCTGGGCGTGCTCGGTCTGAAGGCGCGGGACCTGATCGGCTTCTCGTTCGTGCAACTGCTGGTGCACACGCCGCTGGTGCTGTTCTTGCTGTGGGTGCTGGGGACGACATTGGCGTATACGCCGCCGGTGATGCCGTAGCTTGACGGGATTGCGCCTGCCAAATGGCAGGTGCAATCAATGTTACCTGGAGGGTAGGAATCTCAGCAGCTCAGGCAAAGCAACCTGAACCGTTTCCCAAACGACATCCAGATTGATGTCGAAGTAGCCATGAGCGATCCGGTTACGCATCCCGCGCATGCTGCGCCAGGGAGTTTGAGTGTTCTGAGCCGCGAATTCTGGAAAGCGGTCCATTATTTTGGTTGCCGCCTCGCCAATGATGACCAGGCTCATGATGACCGCTTGCTGCGTCCGTTTATCGTCTACGAACTCTTCCTTGCTCAGACCTTCGACGAAGACCAGTGCGTCGCTCGCGGCCTGACGAATGTGCTCAAGGTAATCGCCGAGCCGATTCTCGATCATACGGGACGGGCCTGATCAAGAACCTGCTGACGAAATTTCAGCGGAAGGTCTCCCGGCGTTAACAGATCGACGGTAACCCCCAGCAAGTCCTCAAGTTCAAGCTGTAGTCCACCGAGATCAAACAAGGTAGCGCCAGGCAATGGATCGACCAACAGATCAAGGTCACTGCCTTCCATATCGGTACCCAGCGCTGTCGAGCCAAACACTCGCGGATTGGCCACACGGAATCTGCCGACAACCTCACGGACGGCAGCTCGTTGCAGATCAAGAGCAATGGAAGGCTTCATGGTTCACTCAGGCCAGTTTCGATATCGCAGCAGTCTAGCAGTGCCGAAGGGTCGTAGACACCGCACCATTTTGTAACCCAACCGTCACATTCCCTTGCTAGCGTCCGCCCGAAACAAACTGAAACAGTTAAGCAAAACGGGCTGATAGATGAAAGACGAAACAGACAGCACTGACGCACCTGAATCCGACAACCCCACCGACACCAGTCGCCGCCGCTTCCTCGGCGGGGTCGCTGTCCTCGGTGTGGGTGCCACGCTGGCTGGCTGCGGTAACGCCAGCGATCAGCCGGGCAAACCGGCCGAGCGCCCGCTGACGCCGACCGAGCTGGACAAAGCCCTTCGTGACCAAGTGAAGACCGTGGTGGTGATCTACGCCGAGAACCGCAGCTTCAACAACCTGTTCGGTGATTTCCCCGGTGTCGAGAAACCGCTGTCGGCGCTCAAGCCTGCCGATTATCAGCAACGTGACCGCAACGGCAGTCTGCTGCAGACCTTGCCGCCAGCTTGGGGCGGGGTGTTGCAGATCGGCCCGCAAACCCTCGATGGCGTGACCTACCCCGCCGCCACGCAGTTTCAGGAAAACCTGCCCAACGCACCGTTCGCCCTCAAAGGCCCGAATGGCGAAGACCTGCCGTTCGGTCTGGTCACCCGCGATTTGTGGCACGTGTTCTATCAGAACCAGATGCAGATCAATGGCGGCAAGAACGATGGCTTCGTCGCCTGGGCCGACTCCGGCGGCCTGACCATGGGCCATTACGCCCAGAGCCGTTATTCCCTGCGTCTGTGGGATGTCGCGCAGGAATTCGTACTGTGCGACAACTTCTTCCAGGGTGCCTTCGGTGGTTCGTTCCTCAACCACCAATACCTGATCAGCGCCACCGCGCCGTTCTATCCGGACGCGGCCAATTCGGTGGCCAAGAGTCAGATCGCCACCTTGCAAAGCGATGATCCGAACGATTCGCGCTTGAAACCGCTGGAGCAATCCCCCGCCAGCGCCATGACTGGCCCGCCGCAGTTCGGCCCGAGCGCGTTGACCCCGGACGGCTTCGGCGTCAATACGCTCGCCCCGCCCTACTGGCCAACCTGGATTCGCGACCCGGAGCGTCCGGCGTATTCCAAAGCGGATCTGCCCAACGTCATGGTGCCGCAGACCCACGAACACATCGGCGACAAGCTGTCGAAGAAGAACATTGACTGGGCGTGGTACGCCGGTGCGTGGCAGGCAACGCTGGAGCAGTACAAGGATTCTGGCGGCATTCCGAAAATCCCCAATTTTCAGTATCACCATCAGCCGTTCAACTACTTCAAGCAGCAAGGCCCGGAAAACCCCGTCGAGCGCAATAAACGCCTGCGCGATGCTGGCCTGGGCGATGAGTCGAGCACCAACAAGTTCTTCGCCGATGCCGAGGCCGGCAAGTTGCCGGCGGTGAGTTTCTACAAACCGCAAGGCAACCTGAACATGCACGCCGGTTATGCCGACGTGGCGTCCGGGGATCGGCACATCGTCCGCGCATTGAAGGTGCTGCGCGAAAGCCCGCAGTGGCAAAACATGGTGGTGATTGTGACCGTCGATGAAAACGGCGGTTGGTGGGATCACGTTGCACCGCCCAAGGGCGACCGCTGGGGCCCGGGTTCGCGGGTGCCGGCGCTGGTGGTGTCGCCGTTTGCGCGCAAGGGCACGGTCGATCACACGGTTTACGACACAGCGTCGATCCTGCGACTGATCACTCGAGTGTTCCAGCTCGAAACCCTCGACGGCCTCAAGCAGCGGGATGACGCGATGATCGCCCGCGGTCAGAAACCCATGGGCGATCTGACCAACGCCTTGCATTTTCAAGCCTGAAACCGAGTCCTGCGGGCTGACGCAAAAATCCGTGAATGACGGCTTCTCTGTGCAACACGGCTGATCCAATATGAAGCGCCCCGACATCCCGGGGAACCCACGCTGAAAAGGATCTGAGCATGTTCAAACTCGCAGGACTTATCCCCACCGTACTGGCCCCCACCGCACTGGCCCTCGCCGCGCTCACACTGAGCTCGGCCGCCCACGCCGATGTCGACCTGAAACTGGGCAGCACCGAGCGCGTCACCCACCTCTTCGCCTACCCCAACAACTGCAGCGTGATCTGCTATCGCAACTGGTCGCTGGAACAGACCGTCGCCCATTACCTGAGCCAGAGCGTGCAACGCGATGGCTACACCAATGCCAAGGTACTGGTGAAAAACGATAACGGGCAGATTCATGTCGAAATCAGCGGCGTACCGCAAGGCTACGACAAACCGC from Pseudomonas sp. P8_229 encodes:
- a CDS encoding gluconate:H+ symporter; this translates as MDLSTAAWMVHDTRLILCCLLAIATIIVLISATKLPPFLSILIGTFIAGVGAGLPPEDVAKAFSKGAGAILGEAGIIIALGSMLGALMAESGAADRIASTLLGLGKGKSLPWVMALVAMVIGLPLFFEVGLVMMVPIIFVMARRSGLPLLKIAIPALAGMTTLHALMPPHPGPLIAVSALHADLGLTMLLGFSIAIPAVILAGPIYGNWLSKRMHVDEPAELGALFSAPPKAPRQPSFGMSLLIILLPVLLMLGSTLAKVAMSPESSVALTLKFLGEPLVALGIAVMAAVICLGWANGMPRDHVGGTLRKSLAPIAVLLLTIGAGGGLKQTLLDAGISQTISKVAEGAHMPYLLLAWLIAVALRQATGSATVATTTTAGILAPMMAGLAATQSSLVALAIGAGSVFFCHVNDAGFWMVREYFGLQLKQTIWVWSVLQTIVSVVGLVGTLLWWHWLT
- a CDS encoding methyl-accepting chemotaxis protein, with protein sequence MITDQVNREQAVADAASIAYSTSQQTDSTAQRGTTVVTEAVNVMRDLSRHMQSAGEGIEALNEQSQVIGTIVKTISGIAEQTNLLALNAAIEAARAGEQGRGFAVVADEVRQLASRTSQATEEIVTVVRQNQEMARNAVALMTDGKLQAEQGLALAAEAGTVIVEIQDGAQKVVDAVGQFANQLSH
- a CDS encoding flavin reductase family protein; the protein is MSASHRRPVPLNKAYRLLNHGPTVLVSAAHDGQRNIMAAAWAMPLDFEPPKVAVVLDKSTWTRQLLEASGTFVLNVPCVDQADIVQTVGNTSGLDITQTQGQDKFQAYGLQTFSGEQVEAPLLEDCVAWLECRLLPEPRNHEQYDLFLAEVIAAHADERVFSDGRWHFEGHDGLRTLHHVAGGHFLKIGDAVDGKTLAV
- a CDS encoding nucleotidyltransferase family protein produces the protein MKPSIALDLQRAAVREVVGRFRVANPRVFGSTALGTDMEGSDLDLLVDPLPGATLFDLGGLQLELEDLLGVTVDLLTPGDLPLKFRQQVLDQARPV
- a CDS encoding MFS transporter, translated to MTAQSTARPAPFSRSDYKTLGLAALGGALEIYDFIIFVFFALTLSQLFFPPEMPEWLRLLQSFGIFVTGYLARPLGGILMAHFADRLGRKKVFSLSILMMALPCLLIGIMPTYAQIGYFAPLLLLALRILQGAAVGGEVPSAWVFVAEHAPAGHRGYALGFLQAGLTFGYLIGALTATFLAQVFTPAEILDYAWRYPFLLGGVFGVIGVYLRRWLSETPVFMAMEAQREARVELPLRTVLREHRLAMLPAMLLTCVLTSAVVVFVVITPTMMQKTFGMSASHTFALSALGIVFLNIGCVIAGLLVDRIGAWRTVMLYSLLLPLGIGVLYGCLIMGGDWVGLAYAVAGLACGVVGAVPSVMVGLFPARIRVSGISFTYNIAYAAWASITPLLLIGLMPWSPWICVMFCAVMGAVGIGSAAYFGVRMPGVGRRSVAPCS
- a CDS encoding DUF86 domain-containing protein, with translation MIENRLGDYLEHIRQAASDALVFVEGLSKEEFVDDKRTQQAVIMSLVIIGEAATKIMDRFPEFAAQNTQTPWRSMRGMRNRIAHGYFDINLDVVWETVQVALPELLRFLPSR
- a CDS encoding LysE family translocator: MDLSPLSYLAPLLSLAVLWTVAVVTPGPNFFNIAQLAVSRSRRHGVVAALGVASGTVLWGLAGGLGIQSLFSAAPTLYLSFKIAGGCYLIYLGLKQFKRKAPIVPGTLDTSEQTLLGAYGRGFLGNMTNPKSALFVATIFATAMPAHIPPLLLALAVLTMATLSFSWYCCVALFFASRRIAGVYERSRQWLDRFAGGCYLLFGVHLVANR
- a CDS encoding helix-turn-helix domain-containing protein, producing the protein MNIRPIHNEEDYRAALKNVSALFDNEPEPGTPEGDYFDIMITLIEAYEAKQFPLDLPNPIDAIKFRMEQSGLSAADLAPAIGRTNRVYEVLNGKRALTLPMIWKLHELFGIPAESLIKPMKQI
- a CDS encoding type II toxin-antitoxin system HigB family toxin — its product is MRIIAVSQLKNFWERYPDSEQPLLAWIDEARKASWSTPSDIKAHFASASILKSRRVVFNIKGNDFRLIVAVAYRFGAIYIKFVGTHKQYDAIDADTVEME
- the acpA gene encoding acid phosphatase; this translates as MKDETDSTDAPESDNPTDTSRRRFLGGVAVLGVGATLAGCGNASDQPGKPAERPLTPTELDKALRDQVKTVVVIYAENRSFNNLFGDFPGVEKPLSALKPADYQQRDRNGSLLQTLPPAWGGVLQIGPQTLDGVTYPAATQFQENLPNAPFALKGPNGEDLPFGLVTRDLWHVFYQNQMQINGGKNDGFVAWADSGGLTMGHYAQSRYSLRLWDVAQEFVLCDNFFQGAFGGSFLNHQYLISATAPFYPDAANSVAKSQIATLQSDDPNDSRLKPLEQSPASAMTGPPQFGPSALTPDGFGVNTLAPPYWPTWIRDPERPAYSKADLPNVMVPQTHEHIGDKLSKKNIDWAWYAGAWQATLEQYKDSGGIPKIPNFQYHHQPFNYFKQQGPENPVERNKRLRDAGLGDESSTNKFFADAEAGKLPAVSFYKPQGNLNMHAGYADVASGDRHIVRALKVLRESPQWQNMVVIVTVDENGGWWDHVAPPKGDRWGPGSRVPALVVSPFARKGTVDHTVYDTASILRLITRVFQLETLDGLKQRDDAMIARGQKPMGDLTNALHFQA
- a CDS encoding short-chain fatty acid transporter yields the protein MAVEIEDSRSARFALRCSSFAERWFPDSWVFAALAVIIVALATMAMGAKPTDAAMAFGDGFWSLIPFTMQMAFVVIGGYVVASSPPAVKLIDKLARIPKNGRSAVAWVALISMVASLLNWGLSLVFGGLLVRALARRTDLKMDYRAAGAAAYLGLGAVWALGLSSSAAQLQANPASLPPSILSITGVIPFTQTIFLWQSGAMLLALIVISIIVAYATAPGPNSARDAKDCGIDPAFNLPPLQPRTRPGEWLEHSPLLIILLVLLAAGWLFHEFSTKPAITAISGLNTYNFLFIMLGALLHWRPRSFLDAVARAVPTTTGVLIQFPLYGSIAALLTTVKGADAQTLAHHISTFFVSIASHDTYALLMGVYSAILGFFIPSGGGKWIIEAPYVMQVANDLQYHLGWAVQIYNAAEALPNLINPFYMLPLLGVLGLKARDLIGFSFVQLLVHTPLVLFLLWVLGTTLAYTPPVMP